A genome region from Arachis duranensis cultivar V14167 chromosome 6, aradu.V14167.gnm2.J7QH, whole genome shotgun sequence includes the following:
- the LOC107493056 gene encoding transcriptional regulator SUPERMAN-like, with protein sequence MEGKYYVARNKKKHQKEEKNNNNNTRFEMEEQHRSSICSSSWPGRNYGCSFCKREFKSAQALGGHMNVHRRDRARLRSSSSSSIWLSSSSDKPNKPNPSSILKPNTKNNPIIPSSSSLYYSPSTITLCSYSPSASTSSCDKKPRLITSQLLPPPQTISNNTTVTARWSSNSIMEDDDEHNHNITLELGIGLLKHPTNNLDLELRLGQ encoded by the coding sequence ATGGAAGGGAAGTATTATGTGGCAAGAAACAAGAAGAAGCAtcagaaagaggagaagaataacaataataatacaagGTTTGAAATGGAGGAGCAGCATCGTAGTAGtatttgttcatcatcatggCCTGGGAGGAACTATGGGTGTAGCTTTTGCAAGAGAGAGTTCAAATCCGCACAAGCATTGGGTGGACACATGAATGTTCATAGAAGAGATAGGGCAAGATTgagatcatcatcatcatcatcaatatggctttcttcctcttctgaTAAACCTAATAAACCTAACCCTAGCAGCATCCTGAAACCCAATACTAAGAACAACCCAATAATAccttcctcttcatctctttattATAGCCCTAGTACCATTACTTTGTGCTCTTATTCTCCTTCAGCTTCCACAAGTAGCTGCGATAAGAAACCAAGACTCATCACATCACAGCTTCTTCCTCCCCCTCAAACGATCAGTAACAACACCACAGTCACAGCAAGGTGGAGTAGTAATTCTATAATGGAAGATGATGATGAGCACAACCACAACATCACCTTGGAATTGGGAATAGGGTTGCTTAAGCACCCAACTAACAACTTAGATTTGGAGCTTCGATTAGGCCAATGA